Proteins from a genomic interval of Pseudomonas paeninsulae:
- a CDS encoding DUF2062 domain-containing protein, with the protein MPRRLFKRYMPHPDRIKANKSLRFLGALIHDPNLWHLNRHSVARAVAVGLFWAMIPMPLQMAAAALVAIPARANLPISVGLVWLTNPITMPPVFYCSYKFGAWMTNTPALRMPDEITLSWVGHMLQTHWQPLLLGSFVLGLLFAALGYLATNTYWHWWVRRSWRRRQEKRRDNKPDN; encoded by the coding sequence ATGCCGCGTCGTTTATTCAAGCGCTATATGCCTCATCCAGACCGCATCAAGGCCAACAAATCTCTGCGCTTTCTCGGCGCCCTGATTCACGACCCCAACCTCTGGCACCTCAACCGCCACTCGGTGGCGCGCGCCGTGGCCGTCGGCCTGTTCTGGGCAATGATCCCCATGCCGTTGCAAATGGCCGCCGCCGCACTGGTCGCCATCCCCGCACGCGCCAACCTGCCCATCTCCGTTGGACTGGTCTGGCTGACCAACCCGATCACCATGCCTCCGGTGTTCTATTGCAGCTACAAATTCGGCGCATGGATGACCAACACCCCCGCCCTGCGCATGCCCGACGAGATCACCCTGAGCTGGGTCGGCCATATGCTGCAGACCCACTGGCAGCCTCTGCTCCTCGGCTCTTTCGTGCTCGGCTTGCTCTTTGCTGCGCTGGGCTACTTGGCCACCAACACCTACTGGCACTGGTGGGTACGGCGCAGCTGGCGCCGGCGCCAGGAAAAACGTCGCGACAACAAGCCGGATAACTGA